The DNA window GTAGTAGACGGTGAGCTTCTGGGACTTGAGGACAGTCTTGTTCTGGCGGGCGATCACGTTGCCGCTGAAGATCGCCATGCTGTCGGATTCCCGCACCTCCAGGGATTCAGCCTCGAACTGGATCGGGTCGCTGCTCTCCACGCCGAGCCCCTGAAAGGCGTCGGACATGGTGGCGGTTGCCTTGGCGTTGCTGTCTTCGGCGAATGCCGCCGACGGTGCGGCCACGAGGACCGACAACAGGACGCCGGCCAGAAGCCGGAGGCGAGCAAATTCAGTCGTTCCCCGCATTTGCAGGACTCCCTTCCTTGACTGGCGCTGTGTCCGTCGTGATGCCACTGATCGGGTCGCCGGACTTGAGCTCATTCGGATTGATGGTCATCTTGACGCCGTTGCCGAAATGCACGGCGCCGCCCTTCTGGTCGACGGACATGGTCTTGGCGGAAACGCTGCCGAGCGCGGACGAAAAGTCCACGGGCGCGTCGCTGTCCACCATGCCGGTCTTGAGGTCGATCGTGGCCTTCGAAAGGTCGGCCGTGTTGTTGTCGTTGGTGCGGATGCGGATGTCTTTTTGAAGATCCAGCGTATCCTGCCCGGAATCATAGACGCCGGTTCCTGCTTCGAAGGTCGCCCAGCTTCCGTCGGCCTGATGGATCGTCGCCTCGATTCCGAAGAGCTGGATCACCTTGGGATTGCTGAAATCCTGCAAGGCGCTCTTGGCCGTCACCTCGTAGGTGCGCCCCTTGCCGTCGCTGCCGGAAAGCTTCGGCGCGTCCATCTTCAGGCCGTTCGCCGAAATATCGAGCTTGCCGATGCCGAGACTGAAGTCGATGCGCGCGACAATGCCGGCGCCGATGACGCCAACCGCCACCAGGAGGCTCAGGAGGG is part of the Hartmannibacter diazotrophicus genome and encodes:
- a CDS encoding LptA/OstA family protein, whose amino-acid sequence is MRGTTEFARLRLLAGVLLSVLVAAPSAAFAEDSNAKATATMSDAFQGLGVESSDPIQFEAESLEVRESDSMAIFSGNVIARQNKTVLKSQKLTVYYQGQMGQGAQKVSRIHATGNVLVTSGPQTASGNEAVFDTIGRTITVTGNVVLTQGQNVIRGPKLVIDIATSQATMAGGRVQMLIEPKSLESSGKTN
- the lptC gene encoding LPS export ABC transporter periplasmic protein LptC, translating into MALTDVPTEQRIADFERAIRHSRRVRRLRYLLPLLSLLVAVGVIGAGIVARIDFSLGIGKLDISANGLKMDAPKLSGSDGKGRTYEVTAKSALQDFSNPKVIQLFGIEATIHQADGSWATFEAGTGVYDSGQDTLDLQKDIRIRTNDNNTADLSKATIDLKTGMVDSDAPVDFSSALGSVSAKTMSVDQKGGAVHFGNGVKMTINPNELKSGDPISGITTDTAPVKEGSPANAGND